In Thermococcus gorgonarius, the genomic window CCTTCCTCCAGACTTCAAGAACCATGAACCTTCTAACCAGTGGGTTCGGATAAAGTTCCCACTCTATGCCCTCAGTATCGGCGGGGATCTTACCGAAGAGTCCTCCCTCTCTTGGATCAAGGCTTGCCCCGGCGATCTCCCCCGGCAGGATTTTGACTTCCATGTACCTTGGTAGCCCCACAACCGCCTCACCGTTTTTCCTGGCGTACTCTATGGCCCACTTGGCGGTATAAAGGCCGGAGTATATCTCGGCTATTCTGACGGGAACGCTGGACTTTCCTATGGCTATTATTTCTATTCCCGTTTCTTCCCAGAATTTTCTCGCCAGAGGTTGGAGATCCTTTGCGAGGTCTTTCCACACTTCTTTTCCTCTATCGGTTATGCTCAAAGCCTCTATCGTTGGTTCGTCAAGCTTCCTGATTTCTATCCCCCCGATGGTGGAATCAAGGTGGACAACGTCGGGCTTTACTTCCCTTGCCAGCTCAACTGCCAGAACTGCCTCGTCCCTTATGGCCTGCCTGCCGCTCATGTCGTAGTTAAAAGGATCCGCGTACCTGACTCTGCTCACCGTTGCCGTCCGGTAGGGTTTTTCAACTAGAACTGCGGCCGTTGCTATGAGCCCGATTGGATTGTACTCCTCGTCGAGAAGTGCTCCTCCAGTGTCAGCGGCAACTATTCTCATGAATTTCACCTCCATGAAGGTCAGAGCCTTTTAGTCATCACTCTTCAGCACTCGGCAAACTCATCATCCCTTCATGGCCTCAAAAAGCTGTTCGAGGCTTTTCCGGATATCTTCTTTCCTCCCAGTTTTAAAAGGTTCTAGGATGTCTCTCATCTCTGGAAACCTCATCTCCAGGAATGACAGCGCCTTTTCAAGAGACATAAGAATCCCGCTCTCTTTGTAGGCGTAAGCTCCTATCAAGAGCTCTCCAGCTTTTAAGTAGTCCCCTCTTTTGGTCATCTCCTCTGCCATGGAGATCAGCTCACTGATTAAGTTATCATCCATTATGTTCCCACCAGGGTTACTCTTATAACGTCGAGCGATTAAAACCTTTCCGGTGGGAATATGAAAACCAGGAGAGTGTGGCTGTTGTTTTTGTTCGCCACTGTCTTGATCACTCTGGTTATCTCGTGGAAGACTGTAAGTCCACTTGTGACTTCGATGTTCTTTGCCCTCACCCTGGCTTATATCATATATCCTGCTCATCGAAGGCTTGAAGCGAAAGTTGGTTCATTAAAATCTGCCCTTCTTCTGACCATACTTATGATCATCCTGGGTCTTTTGATTCTTGCTGTTTTGGCGATGGTAGCTATAAACCTTCTCCAAACGTTTTACAGAAACGTTGGCGATGTATTCAACTGGCTTTTGTCCGTTGAGTTGCCTTCTTCGGTCTCCAGTTTCGTCCAGAACCTTAGGGCAAACCTGATGCCCATGCTGGCGGATTACGTTTCATCATTTACCTTCTCGGTTCCGGGATACATCCTCCAGCTCCTGGTCTTTTTGCTCACTTTCTATTATACCCTAGCGTATGCCCATGACATGGTTCCATTCATCCTCAAACTGGTGCCAGAAGAGCAGAAGGATTTCGTGTTCGAGCTTCTTGGGCACTTGGACAAAACGATGAACGCCCTCGTTAGAGCGTGGTTGCTTCTCAACGTCGTGAAGGGTGTCTTAATGGCTCTGGGATACATCATCTTTGGGGTTTCCGATCTGTACACTGCCCTGGTTGCGGGCTTTTTGACGTTCCTTTTCAGCTTCATTCCCCTACTTGAGGGGTGGATGCTGTGGGTCGCCGCGGCGATATACCTGTATCTTTCCGGATCACCCCTCCTGGCCATTGGAATTTCCATTTACGGCGCGGTTTTGGTCTCTCCACTGCCCGACTACACGATACGCCCAAAGCTGGTCGCAAAAGGTGCTGATCTTGATGAGACAATAGTCTTCATAGGTATGGTTGGAGGTACCTGGGCTTTTGGTCTCAAGGGTATTCTTCTGGGCCCGATAATTTTGAGCATGGCCCTGGTGATCTTGAAGGGGTGGAAAAACAGACAGAGAGTGGTTAAAGATTCTCACACTCGATCAGCTTAGCCCCGGCCTTCTGGAGCTCTTCCAGGGCTCTTTTTTCTCCCTCTGGGTCTATCCCCTTGATGGCGTCCACTATGACGTATGTCTCGTAGCCGAGTTTGAGGGCGTCCATGGCCGTTGCCTTCACGCAGTATTCCGTCGCAACCCCGCAGACGTAAACCCGCTCAACCCCGTTTTTCCGCAGGATTTCATCGAGTTCTGTCCCCTCAAAACCGGAATATGCCTCCTTATCTGGCTCGGTTGCCTTGGAGATTACAACCGCGTTCTCTGGGATCTCGACCACGAACTCTGCCCCTGGAGTGTTCTGAACACAGTGTTTTGGCCATGGGCCTCCCCGCTCTTTAAAGCTGATGTGGTTCTCCGGATGCCAGTCCCTTGTGGCAACTATTAGCGCGCCCCGCTTCTGGAACTTTTTGATGCATTCGTTTACCTTTGGGATTATTTTGTCTCCCTCTGGAACTGGGAGGGCTCCTCCAGGCATGAAATCCCTCTGCATATCGACTACAATAAGGGCTTCCTGGGACATGCTCATCACCGCTGAATGTTGGGGAGGAGATTAATTAGGTTTTCGTTACTCCAGACTGAGCCTGTCCCTGAACTTTGACATGTCCAGCCCCTTGTCAAGTCCAAAGAGATATAGAACGAGCTTCCTGTCGAGGTTTCCGTACCTTTTTGAGAACTCCTTGAGCTCGGCCATGAGTTCATCTCTCTCAAGCCCCAGAGAAGAAGAGACGAATTCAATCATTTCCTCAAAGAGGTCTTCACTCTTAATCGCCTCGTCCAGGGCTTCATCTTTCACCAGAAGGACGCCTTCTCTTTCCTCGAGGAGGCCCTGTTTTATCCACCTGTCAATGGACTCCTTGGCTTCCTTAACACTCATTATCCTGAGTGTAAAAGCCAGCAGACCAACGAGCTCGTTTCGGGAAAACTCTTTGGATCCCTTAACGCTTATCGCTTTCTTAAGCGGGTGCACAGGATCACCGGGGTTAAATATGCCCTGGAGATATAAAAACCTGCCGGAGAAGAATGAATATGGAGCCGGGACCGGGATTTGAACCCGGGACCTGGGGATTACGAGTCCCCCGCCCTGCCGAGCTAGGCTACCCCGGCACGACCGTTTGAAAGGTGGTTGAGGGGTTTATAAGTTTTTCTCGCTCAGGGTTTGGGGAGCGTTATAGCTAGGAACAGGATGACACCCCCAGCGAGAAAGCTCAGGACTGTGGCTTTCTGAATGAGTGATATGTGAATGTTTCTCAGTGTGGAGGGTACTGAAATCCTCCGTCCTCTGGCCACTCTGTTTATTATAACTGCCAGGATTATCCCGGCAAGAGCGTCGTAGATCCAGTGGTGGCCGAGGAATATCGTGGCAAAGGGAACCAGGGAATTCAGGCCTATGGCAAACTTCCCCCAGGCTTTCTCCCTGTATTTCCATAGAACCAGAATATTGATGGCTGCCACCGTGTTGTGGAGAGAGGGGAGGACGAACTCCTGCTGGGTTAGATAGGTTCTATCAGGATAGAACCCCGGGAGGTCGTAAACGTAGTGGGGGGCATGGATGTGGAAGATCGAGTAGACTACGCCGCAGGAGGTGTATGCCAGTAGATAGCTGAAGGCCAGTTCGTCGGCTTTTTCTAGATCTCTCCGGTATATCAGAACAAAAAAGACAGTCAGCGCTATAGAGCCAGAGAACCCGATGTAGTAGACCGCCTTCATTAGAAGATAAAAGATAGGTGCTGCCCTTGAGAGGTTTACCGTGTCCATAACGAAGTCGTAGGATGTAAAAGGTAGTTTAAGAAATTCATTCATGATGTCTCTGCTGTGGTATTTTATGGCGTGATTGTAGAGAACCGTAAAGCCTAGCCAGCCGAAGTAGAGGAGTATAAAAGTATTGAGCCTGACCAGGACTTCGTGATCGTTTAGCGATTTGATTATACGGTTCAGAGGCTGAAGTTTCATGGCGTCCCCTCCAGTTCGGCACAGATATCACTTCCAGTAAACCATAGATTTATTTAAACTTTTTGACTTTATGGAGTTGTATACCCTGAGTGCGGTATTCATCGGTAACGTTTTTAGCCCTTACCGTTATGTTCTCCCCGGTGAATGAGATGAAGCTTTCGATACCGAATCTTGAGGAGATACACTTTGAAGCAATTCTCTTCGACCTCAACGGAACCCTTGGTGAGAGTGGGAGAATCGGGGAGGAGGTAAAGCACCTCCTTAAGAGGCTCGTGGATAGATACACGGTGGTCGTCCTCAGCGCGGACACCTTTGGCACGCTTGAGGAAGAACTCAAGGGCCTGCCCGTGAGGGTTGAGAGAGTATCGAATGGAGTGGAGAAAGCAGAGATTGCAAAGGGTTACTCCCCATACGCGGCAGTTGGCAACGGCAACAACGACGTGGCGATGCTTGAAGGGGCAGAGTTGGCCTTTTGCGTCATCGGGCCTGAAGGTGCGACCATTGATGCACTACTCGCGAGCGATATCATTGTAAATGACGTGAGAGATGCCATAGCGATGCTCCTCGACGAGAGAAAGCTCATAGCGACGCTGAGGGGATGAGGTGAAGTCGAGTGGGTTACAGGACGCTGAAGGGCGTTGGAACGGCCCAGTTCATCGTCAAGAAGTCGGTCTTCATAGGTTACGCTTCCCCTGCAAACACGGAAGATGAAGCCAGGGCTTTCATAGCCAAGATAAAGGCACACCACAGCGATGCCACGCATAACGTCTCGGCCTATCTTATCAACGACGGAAAGAACTTCGCGGTTCGCTACGACGATGACGGCGAACCAAAGGGCTCCGCCGGAAAGCCCGTCCTCAAGGTCATCCAGAACAGGGGCCTGAGCAACGTCGTGGTCGTGGTTACGCGCTACTTTGGAGGTATAAAGCTCGGCTACGGCGGGCTGGTTAAAGCGTACAGCGACGCGGCAAGTCTCGCGATAGAGAACGCGGGAATCGTTGAGGTTTATGAGACGGAGCGCTTTGAGGTGACCTTTCCTTACAACCTCTTTCACACGGTTAAGGAGACCGTTGAGAAAGCGGGAGGAAAGGTGGTGGGCGAGGAGTACGGAGAGCTGGTGAAGTTCACGGTCGAGACGAGGGAGGGCGAAGCTGAACCCCTGATGGAGCTTTTGACGGAGAAGACGCGGGGCAGGGTGAGGTTGAGGCCGCTGTTTATGAGGTCGCTGTGATTTTTACACCCCATGTAAATTACATGGTATGTAAAAACGCTCTCACTTACCGTCTTCTTCAAAAATCATCTCCCAGACCCTTATGGCGCTCCACTTGTCGAGGAACTCGTTGAAGGTTCCACACTTGGGCGAGAGGATGCAGACGGGACAACCGTCTTTGCAGGAGCAGCCCTTCAGGTGCTCTAGGCTCTTCTCCATCAGCTTCTCGATGTTCTCGTAGATAATTTCCGCCAGACCTGCTCCCCCTTCGTTGCCGTCGTAGATGAAGACCACGGGCATCCCAACGTAGGGCTCTCCCGGAAAGGCCGCGTAGCTGTAGCCACCAAGTTCTCTCGAATCAACGTAGGTGAATATTGGCGCTATCTTTATGAGGTTGTGCTCTATCGCGTGGAGCGCGGAGCCAATCCCGTCCTTGCTGTCCACCATCTTCTTTATCGCGAAGGCCAGCTCCTCGTCGTTTGTGCCCGCCTTCTGGAGGGCATCTCCTATCGTCTTCCTTATGATGAAGCTCGTGCTCCCGAGGTAGAGCGGGAAGAGCTTTCTCCTGTCGAGGGTCTCGTAGAGGTGGAACGCGATGTCTTCAAATCCTTTCTCAGCCGCCTTCCCGAGAAACTCTCGGAACTCCTCGGCCGGGACGTCCCTTATCGACTCCGGAAAGACGAGCCAAACTCCCTCGGTCTCGAACTCCCTCACGTGCGGTTCCTCGAACTCGACCTTCGCGAACTTCTCCCAGTTGAGTATCGAGAAGTCCTCCTCGGCTTCCACCTTCTCCCCGCTCGCCGGAGAGAAGATTTCGCCCTTTAGAATTCCCCTCTCCCTCAGCTTCACCAGCTCGGCCACGTAGTTGCCGGTATCAAGGCCTTTAACGGCGTAGCCCGTATAGACATGCCGGACGCGAAGCCTTCCAAGGCCTATCGTTACTCCCCTGTGGGACTTCTCCTCCTTAACCTCGAGGATTTCAACGTCCTCGTGCTTGCTGGCGAAGGTCTCGACGTCCCAGAGGCGGTTTAACTGCCTCGCGAAGACGAAGTGGAAGTTGCCTATGCTCAGCCTGTCCATCGCCATGTAGAGCTCCCCGCGCGAGAAGTAGGCCATTCCCGGCAAAAGCGAGCGGTGGTACTCGTCCGTGTCGACCTCCTCTATGACGTAGCCCTTCATCTTGAGCCAGTTGACGAAGTTGAGGAGCTCGCGCGTCGATGCCTTTTCCATTAGCTTGCCCCTTATCCACGGCCCGTCCTTCACCAGGAAGAAGCTCTCGTCGCTGGCCGTCCTCAGAGAGGAGTAGTTAAAGGCCGGCCTCCTGATGCGGAGTTCGAGCTTTCCGGTTAAGGGGTTCTTCTTCAAGTCTGCTTTGCGCTCGATGACGAGCCTTTCGGCAATTTTCCTTTCAAACTCGTCCAGCTCGTCCCAGTCGAGGATTCCGAGCTCGGTGAGAAGATAATGGAGGTGCTTTTCCGCTATGCGCTCGTTGTCAACCTTAACCGGCATGTACTCGATGATGCCCTTCTCAAGCCTCTCGACAAGTTCATCAAAGTGCTCGCGGTAGTAGTAATCGAGGCCGTTCTTCCTCAGGACGATGCCGTTGAGGGCCTCGCGGTCGGCCTTTCTTCCAGCTCTTCCGAAGCGCTGAATTAGGGAGAAGAGGCCGTCCGGCGGGATGCCGTAGTTTATCACCGCATCAAGGTCGCCTATGTCTATTCCCAGCTCAAGGGCGTTGGTGGTGAGCAGAACCAAGAGTTTGCCGTCCTTGAAGTCCCGC contains:
- a CDS encoding DUF4152 family protein — its product is MRIVAADTGGALLDEEYNPIGLIATAAVLVEKPYRTATVSRVRYADPFNYDMSGRQAIRDEAVLAVELAREVKPDVVHLDSTIGGIEIRKLDEPTIEALSITDRGKEVWKDLAKDLQPLARKFWEETGIEIIAIGKSSVPVRIAEIYSGLYTAKWAIEYARKNGEAVVGLPRYMEVKILPGEIAGASLDPREGGLFGKIPADTEGIEWELYPNPLVRRFMVLEVWRKD
- a CDS encoding AI-2E family transporter, which translates into the protein MKTRRVWLLFLFATVLITLVISWKTVSPLVTSMFFALTLAYIIYPAHRRLEAKVGSLKSALLLTILMIILGLLILAVLAMVAINLLQTFYRNVGDVFNWLLSVELPSSVSSFVQNLRANLMPMLADYVSSFTFSVPGYILQLLVFLLTFYYTLAYAHDMVPFILKLVPEEQKDFVFELLGHLDKTMNALVRAWLLLNVVKGVLMALGYIIFGVSDLYTALVAGFLTFLFSFIPLLEGWMLWVAAAIYLYLSGSPLLAIGISIYGAVLVSPLPDYTIRPKLVAKGADLDETIVFIGMVGGTWAFGLKGILLGPIILSMALVILKGWKNRQRVVKDSHTRSA
- a CDS encoding nicotinamidase gives rise to the protein MSQEALIVVDMQRDFMPGGALPVPEGDKIIPKVNECIKKFQKRGALIVATRDWHPENHISFKERGGPWPKHCVQNTPGAEFVVEIPENAVVISKATEPDKEAYSGFEGTELDEILRKNGVERVYVCGVATEYCVKATAMDALKLGYETYVIVDAIKGIDPEGEKRALEELQKAGAKLIECENL
- a CDS encoding DUF2240 family protein; protein product: MHPLKKAISVKGSKEFSRNELVGLLAFTLRIMSVKEAKESIDRWIKQGLLEEREGVLLVKDEALDEAIKSEDLFEEMIEFVSSSLGLERDELMAELKEFSKRYGNLDRKLVLYLFGLDKGLDMSKFRDRLSLE
- a CDS encoding phosphatase PAP2 family protein, producing the protein MKLQPLNRIIKSLNDHEVLVRLNTFILLYFGWLGFTVLYNHAIKYHSRDIMNEFLKLPFTSYDFVMDTVNLSRAAPIFYLLMKAVYYIGFSGSIALTVFFVLIYRRDLEKADELAFSYLLAYTSCGVVYSIFHIHAPHYVYDLPGFYPDRTYLTQQEFVLPSLHNTVAAINILVLWKYREKAWGKFAIGLNSLVPFATIFLGHHWIYDALAGIILAVIINRVARGRRISVPSTLRNIHISLIQKATVLSFLAGGVILFLAITLPKP
- a CDS encoding HAD family hydrolase; the protein is MKLSIPNLEEIHFEAILFDLNGTLGESGRIGEEVKHLLKRLVDRYTVVVLSADTFGTLEEELKGLPVRVERVSNGVEKAEIAKGYSPYAAVGNGNNDVAMLEGAELAFCVIGPEGATIDALLASDIIVNDVRDAIAMLLDERKLIATLRG
- a CDS encoding YigZ family protein gives rise to the protein MGYRTLKGVGTAQFIVKKSVFIGYASPANTEDEARAFIAKIKAHHSDATHNVSAYLINDGKNFAVRYDDDGEPKGSAGKPVLKVIQNRGLSNVVVVVTRYFGGIKLGYGGLVKAYSDAASLAIENAGIVEVYETERFEVTFPYNLFHTVKETVEKAGGKVVGEEYGELVKFTVETREGEAEPLMELLTEKTRGRVRLRPLFMRSL
- a CDS encoding DEAD/DEAH box helicase, with the translated sequence MSIFEVLKPLKSEIAKVHVFPPSEGEFGEFRFNNPEINALLEELGFTLYRHQVQALEKLYSGKNIVVTTPTASGKSEIFRLAIFDSYLSDPGKTYLLVYPTRALINNQFEKFSLQNLVFYRITGKSVSARILTGDVPWNERRELIREKPRVVFTTPDMLHYNVLRRWRDYEWLLRNLRYLVVDELHVYRGVFGSNAAWLFKRLLFRLKRLGVKPQIIALSATLRNPKEFAEKLFRAKFEAVTEATNPFPRRYLVLFEPRNLEERQLLKAAVERLAEKGIKTLVFFDSRKGTEKLMRFLLNSPAFSRTSTYKGTLPKNVRWEIERDFKDGKLLVLLTTNALELGIDIGDLDAVINYGIPPDGLFSLIQRFGRAGRKADREALNGIVLRKNGLDYYYREHFDELVERLEKGIIEYMPVKVDNERIAEKHLHYLLTELGILDWDELDEFERKIAERLVIERKADLKKNPLTGKLELRIRRPAFNYSSLRTASDESFFLVKDGPWIRGKLMEKASTRELLNFVNWLKMKGYVIEEVDTDEYHRSLLPGMAYFSRGELYMAMDRLSIGNFHFVFARQLNRLWDVETFASKHEDVEILEVKEEKSHRGVTIGLGRLRVRHVYTGYAVKGLDTGNYVAELVKLRERGILKGEIFSPASGEKVEAEEDFSILNWEKFAKVEFEEPHVREFETEGVWLVFPESIRDVPAEEFREFLGKAAEKGFEDIAFHLYETLDRRKLFPLYLGSTSFIIRKTIGDALQKAGTNDEELAFAIKKMVDSKDGIGSALHAIEHNLIKIAPIFTYVDSRELGGYSYAAFPGEPYVGMPVVFIYDGNEGGAGLAEIIYENIEKLMEKSLEHLKGCSCKDGCPVCILSPKCGTFNEFLDKWSAIRVWEMIFEEDGK